A region of the Ranitomeya imitator isolate aRanImi1 chromosome 5, aRanImi1.pri, whole genome shotgun sequence genome:
TtgaaggtgtatataccatactcaCTGAGATTTCCTCCAAACTGGCCTAATAAAGGAAGTAGCTGCAGCCTCATACGTCACTCGTCAGATGATTGTGTATTGTCCTGACAACTGGACAAACAGTTAACATCAGGTGGATCAGGGTAAGCCAACCCTCCACCCCCGGCTGTGATCCTTGACACAACCTCCTTGCCAAGTTTCTTTAAAAAACTATGCAAAGGTGAAAAatgaccaggctcggactggcccaccggggaaccggaggatcctccggtgggccctggcactgaccccTGCTGACAGGGCCCACCCCCCGCCGCccgctgccgctgccttgaatactcaccctgctccagcgatggtctcggcgtctgcactgcagctcgtcctgaacgagcggtcacgtgacaccgctcattaagatcatgaatatgtgcatattcatgatcttaatgaacggtgtcacatgaccgctcaagcaggaagaaggtgctgcgccggcgccgccgcctggagtcgggacagagcgcgagggatgtcagcacggccgtgcagtgggagtcggacaggtgagtatgagggacggggggacggggggacgggggaacggggggggatgaaggaggacataagccagcgcgccgagcaggagcaagagcgggtgctggtgcagagagataagccgccatacAGGGAGGAATCTAAGTcacgcaggggggaatataagccatacaggggggaatataagccatacagggaggaatataagccatacaggggggaatctaagccatacaggggggaatctaagccatacaggggggaatctaagccatacaggggggactctaagccatacaggggggaatataagccatacaggggggaatataagccatacaggggggaatataagccatacagggggaatataagccatacaggggggaatctaagccatacaggggggaatataagccatacagggggaatataagccatacagggaggaatataagccatacagggggaatataagccatacaggggggaatataagccatacagggggaatataagccatacaggggggaatataagccatacagggaggaatataagccatacaggggggaatataagccatacagggaggaatataagccatacagggggaatataagccatacaggggggaatataagccatacagggggaatataagccatacaggggggaatataagccatacagggaggaatataagccatacaggggggaatataagccatacaggggggaatataagccatacagggggaatctaagccatacagggggaatctaagctatacagggaggaatataagccatacagggggaatctaagccatacagggaggaatataagccatacagggaggaatataagccatacaggggggaatataagccatacagggaggaatataagccatacaggggggaatataagccatacagggaggaatataagccatacaggggggaatataagccatacagggaggaatataagccatacaggggggaatataagccatacagggggaatctaagccatacaggggggaatataagccatacagggaggaatataagccatacagggggaatataagccatacagggaggaatataagccatacaggggggaatataagccatacaggggggaatataagccatacaggggggaatataagccatacagggggaatataagccatacagggaggaatataagccatacaggggggaatataagccatacagggaggaatataagccatacagggggaatataagccatacagggggaatctaagccatacagggaggaatataagccatacaggggggaatataagccatacaggggggaatctaagccatacaggggggaatataagccatacaggggggaatctaagccatacagggaggaatataagccatacaggggggaatctaagccatacagggaggaatctaagccatacaggggggaatatacagtatggagcatcatgtgtggccgttatacagtatggagcatcatttgtcgccattatacagtactgagcattatgtgggatcattatacagtatggagcactgtctggccattatacagtatggagcaatgtgtggccattatacagtatggagcatcatttgtcgccattatacagtattgagcattatgtgggatcattatacagtatggagcactgtctgcccattatacagtatggagcaatgtgtggccattatacactctggagcatcatgtgtggccattatacagtatgaagaactgttgtggccattatacagtattgagcatcatgtgtggccattatacagtatggagcatcatgtgtggccattatacagtatggagcatcatgtgtggtggccgttatacagtattgagcatcatgtgtggccattatacagtatgcagcatcatgtgtggccattatacagtatggagcatcatgtgtggtggccgttatacagtattgagcatcatgtgcggccattatacagtatgcagcatcatgtgtggccattatacagtatggagcatcatgtgtggtggccgttatacagtattgagcatcatgtgtggccattatacagtatggagcatcatgtgtggccattatacagtatggagcactgtgtggccatatttttgtttgcttataattattgtatataaaacagtgtgatcagcagtgctaaatggctgcggttgggacttggatatgggtgtgactagttgtgaaatgggtctggtcagaggcgtggcctaaaatttgccacggcgcactacgcgcgccgcaaactttatgcctccttcccttcttcaaaagttgggaggtatggtaccgcatttgccagatcacggcaagtgccgcaaatcccatagggaatgaatgaggcataATGCAATGTTGCCGTaactgatccgttacgcggcagatgcagaaaatctgcccgatctgctgcaaaaggcgactttcacaacagcgattcttgccaaagtcactgccgatagtgtcatactcaccaaaaggggaggcagcgctaaaagtgcctagtgcagcagaaactctaaatacggccctggggggctacattatattctgtggggggactgcattatacttaaggtactacattatattatggggggctacatcatactatatgaggggttacagtatactctatggggggctgcattattctctcaggggactacataatgttatgggggctacatcatactatatgagggggctacagtatactctatgggggggctgcattatattctgtggtggaactgcattctctcgtgactacattatattctgtggtgggtggcattatactatatggggggggggctgcattataccctatggggtgctacattatattctatggtggggactgcgtcatacctgagagggttgcattatattttgtggggtgctgcattatattctatgagaggggactgcattatattttatgagggggctacattatattctgtgagggggctaccccaacccttgctacattattaagacgtgaactaccttatattataccctgatattagcgctttttaccgcacagttggtggtcttgtatctatttctatgtagctacatagtgggccccaagaatgattttctctggtgggcccaaggtgctccagtccgacgctgaaaaTGACCATGAAGAATTGATGAAGGCAAAGGGcattcacaccaaatattgatgggaTTAAGATTTCtcctttgttcattcactttgcatttttgtTTATTTTCAATTGCCAATTCACACTCCTATTTTTGAAAGCTTCTTACTCCGTAGCATTTCTACCAAACCTGCCTAAAACCTTTTGCTAGCTACTTAATGTCCCTATGCTATCCATAAAAAAcagattctctcctgtgtgacttcgctCATATCTAACAAGATGAGATTTCCCTGTAAAGAATTATCTGAGAAaaagatgaggaatccagctcaacgaggtagtgaaaaaaaaacttttattcacttcaaatcatgttcagtggaggataaaacatcagcagcaACAAAGAATAAAATGCGAATTTTCCACATTCTtagcatgaatatggcttctcccctacaAGAGCTctttgttgtttaaaaaaaaagtggaTTTCATGCTAAAATATTTTCCTCATTCTGGTCATTAAAATACATTATCTGCTGTGAGCGCTCTTGTGCGTGAGTTCTCACGtgtgtaacaagacttgatttcacagtaaaacatttcccacattctgaacatgagtacggcttctctcctgtgtgacttttctgatgtctaacaagacttgatttcacagtgaaacgtttcccacattcagaacaggaaTAAGACTTTtcacctgtgtgacttctctgatgtgcaacaagatttgatttcaaactaaaacacttcccacattcggagcatgaaaatggctttgcCCCTGTGTGAAGCTTTTGATgtctgataagacttgatttgatAGTAAaccatttccaacattctgaacatgaatacaactgctctcctgtgtgaattttctcatgTGCAACAAGACTTGCTTTCAGACTAaaggatttctcacattctgaacatgaatacaacTTCTCTccggtgtgaattctctcatgtgttaAAAGATTTGATTccagtgtaaaacatttcccacattctaaacatgaatacggcttctctcctgtgtgaattctctcatgtataacaagatttggtttcagagtaaaacatttcccacattctgaacatgaatacggcttctctgctCTGTGAATCCTCTCATGTGCAACAAGATTTGATTTCAGAGTGAACGTTTCTGAACATTCCGAACACGAATAAAACTTCTCTCCGGTGTGGCTTATTTGATGTACAAGAAGAGTTGTTTTTAGGGTAAAACATTCACCACAATCTGAACAGGAATATGGCTTCTGCCCTGTGTGGGCTCCTCTTATGTGAGTTTTATTTTCCATAGGAGattgtaatgaatcagaagataggaCTTCATTACAAAGATCAGATGCCAAATCGGTGCTGTGAATGGCTTCAGGGAAATCCGGGAGAATGACATGCTCTTCATTTGCATCTTGAGTGAATCCACTATTACCTGCTTTAAAATCTGAAGACATCGCATGTTCCTCTGAACTCCTGGTCCAATCATCTGCCAAGAATAGAACATTATTTTAATAAAACTTTAATAATTATATAGATATTTTAATCATTATATTTAACGTAACAAAAGTTCAGAAAAATTACAAGTCAGGTAGAAAAGTGCAATTATTGACAAAGTAAGATACGGTAAACGGTTGCAAAACACATCACAATCTAATAATCGACTCCAGACCAAGGGGACTGATGTTAGGTCACTAGACTCTTGTGGTTTTTGGCTGCCAGCATCGTGATAGAGTGGTGATAAGACTTCTGAAAATCTATTATAGTGAAATGTTCTTAGAAAAATTAAAGGAATTGATAAAAAAAATTACTCATGTGATGTCTTTcttctgacattcccaccatcatcattggtgatttcaacatccccattaaacaATCAATCTGCAGCCTCCAAACTTTTGTCACTTACTTCATCACTTGGTCTTGTGCAATGACAATGGTcctctacagccacccacacagacatatACTAAACCTAGTCTTCAGCCTCTGTTCCTGGTTTAACCTTAGAACCTCACCTCTCCCCATATCTCATCACCTTCTAAGCACATTTTAATTCCTGTTCTCTTCACCTGCACCACCCCTCCCCCCAAGTCAAACAGCTTGCACTTCCCTGCAGAAACATCTCACATTTTGACAATCTGGGACTCACTGCTATCACAGTCCTCcattatcttcattccatgacacagACAGCACCACCATTTTCTATAATGCCACAGTGACATCAGCTGTTGAGTCAGTTGCTCCTCTCAAAACACAACAGAAGGCTACAGATCAATAGGCAAACCTTGCACAGCAACCTAACAAAAAAGCTTTGCCAAGTGTCCAAGGTTGCAGAGCTGTGCTGGAAGAAAACGCACTCACAGGAGGACAGGACCGTATTCATACAAGCAATACTCACATTCAAGTTGGCCCTTAGCTCTGCTAAACAGGAATACTGAACAACCCTCAGAttttctttatcccacaacccaaaACAGTAACTCAACACTTTTACCTTCCTCCTCTGTCCACCATTGTCCCCTGCAACTTTCTCTTCATATCATGCATCACCACttgtgcacattattattattattattattatttattgttatattatttatttattgtgcaCATGATCTCCATCCCATCTCCTAGTCAACCTCACCACCGTGCTTATCCCGGCCCTAGCTCATCACTTCAACCTTAACTTTTGGTAACTTCCCTTTTACTTTCAAAACTTGTAACAATCATACATATCCTGAAGAAAACCCCTTGACCTGACCTCTACGTCCAGATATCATGCCATATTGCTGCTTTCGTTCAGCTCCAAACCCATCGAACATAACGTCCAcattgaactttcctcccacctctcatctaacctaCTCTAAGACAACCTACAATCCAGCTTCCATCACCAATACTCCACTGAAACCACTTTAACTAAAGTTATATGCGACTTACGGTCAAGGTGAACAGACCATTCTCTATActtctagacttgtcctctgcctttgacacactcGACCACTGGCTTCTACTACAGATCCACGGTTCCCTTGGTATCACAGACTTTGtcctctcctggatctcctcatacctgacTAAATCCATATTTAGGGTCTCCCATTCCCATATTGCCTCCTCATCCTTCCCTCGCTTTTGGTGGCCCTAAGGCTCTGCCCCTTTTTCTTTACCccacacctgatctcaacccaattgagcagcatttcacttgttaaagactaaacttcagacagaaaggccacaaacaaacaacaactgaaaaccaccgcagtgaaggccgagcatcaaaaaggaggaaatatGGGGTAAAGTTATGGGATCCAAAATTAGAAAAGGATATTTGGAAGTTAAAGTCAATTCAAACGCGGAACACATTTATTATGCAGGATGGATGGCCGCTCggctattacacgggatggagggccGCTCggctattacacgggatggagggccGCTCtgctattacacgggatggagggccGCTCggctattacacgggatggagggccGCTCtgctattacacgggatggagggccGCTCggctattacacgggatggagggccGCTTtgctattacacgggatggagggccGCTCggctattacacgggatggagggccGCTCggctattacacgggatggagggccGCTCggctattacacgggatggagggccGCTCtgctattacacgggatggagggccGCTCtgctattacacgggatggagggccGCTCGGCTATTACGCGGGATGG
Encoded here:
- the LOC138638943 gene encoding oocyte zinc finger protein XlCOF22-like; the protein is MEAETSRRIIACALEIISLLSGEDYTIVRKTSGDCVTPNIHLYGSGGRSQKLITESPHSPTPETKILELTSKITELLTGEVPLRCQDVALYFSVEEWDYVEGHRDLYSDVVAEEHWVSPPVGPSESSPPESDPHHLLPMDHTLLDQGKSLPNIDTLETHESGDHPCKEEISTYELSLRTQADHSYSAVGAFRVLSDDWTRSSEEHAMSSDFKAGNSGFTQDANEEHVILPDFPEAIHSTDLASDLCNEVLSSDSLQSPMENKTHIRGAHTGQKPYSCSDCGECFTLKTTLLVHQISHTGEKFYSCSECSETFTLKSNLVAHERIHRAEKPYSCSECGKCFTLKPNLVIHERIHTGEKPYSCLECGKCFTLESNLLTHERIHTGEKLYSCSECEKSFSLKASLVAHEKIHTGEQLYSCSECWKWFTIKSSLIRHQKLHTGAKPFSCSECGKCFSLKSNLVAHQRSHTGEKSYSCSECGKRFTVKSSLVRHQKSHTGEKPYSCSECGKCFTVKSSLVTHVRTHAQERSQQIMYFNDQNEENILA